The following coding sequences are from one Pseudonocardia sp. EC080619-01 window:
- the cysS gene encoding cysteine--tRNA ligase produces the protein MSLRLLDSATREQRAFTPLRAGAVSMYVCGATVQGLPHIGHVRSGLNYDVLRRWLGRSGYDVTLVRNVTDIDDKILRKSEAAGRPWWEWAATHERAFTAAYDALGCLPPSVEPRATGHITQMVELIERLIERGHAYAANGDVYFAVRTMPEYGTLSGQKVDDVHQGEGEAGDKRDPLDFTLWKAAKPGEPSWPTPWGHGRPGWHLECSAMATAYLGPEFDIHGGGLDLVFPHHENERAQSHAAGDPFARFWLHNAWVTMGGEKMSKSLGNTLAIEALLQRVRPIELRYYLVGPHYRSAIEYSDAALDEAVAAYRRVESFVNRVRERHGLPEPSTELPAEFTAALDDDLGTPIALGAVHKLVREGNTALDAGDARTASQAASCVRATTGVLGLDPLAAGGAADNAGDAARQALGTLVESMLERRQAARAGRDFATADRLRDELLAAGIAVEDGAGGSTWTLKDA, from the coding sequence GTGAGCCTCAGACTTCTCGACAGCGCGACCAGGGAGCAGCGTGCGTTCACGCCGCTGCGGGCCGGAGCCGTGTCGATGTACGTCTGTGGTGCCACCGTGCAGGGGCTGCCGCACATCGGTCACGTCCGCTCCGGTCTCAACTACGACGTGCTCCGCCGCTGGCTCGGCCGCAGCGGGTACGACGTCACCCTGGTCCGCAACGTCACCGACATCGACGACAAGATCCTCCGCAAGTCGGAGGCCGCCGGGCGTCCGTGGTGGGAGTGGGCGGCCACGCACGAGCGGGCCTTCACCGCCGCCTACGACGCCCTGGGCTGCCTCCCGCCGTCGGTCGAGCCGCGCGCGACCGGGCACATCACGCAGATGGTCGAGCTGATCGAGCGGCTGATCGAGCGCGGTCACGCCTACGCGGCGAACGGCGACGTCTACTTCGCCGTCCGGACGATGCCCGAGTACGGGACGCTGTCCGGCCAGAAGGTCGACGACGTCCACCAGGGCGAGGGCGAGGCCGGGGACAAGCGGGACCCGCTCGACTTCACGCTGTGGAAGGCCGCGAAGCCGGGCGAGCCGAGCTGGCCCACCCCGTGGGGGCACGGCCGTCCGGGGTGGCACCTGGAGTGCTCGGCGATGGCGACCGCCTACCTGGGCCCGGAGTTCGACATCCACGGCGGCGGCCTGGACCTGGTGTTCCCGCACCACGAGAACGAGCGGGCCCAGTCGCACGCCGCCGGTGACCCGTTCGCCCGGTTCTGGCTGCACAACGCCTGGGTGACCATGGGCGGCGAGAAGATGTCGAAGTCGCTGGGCAACACCCTGGCGATCGAGGCCCTGCTGCAGCGGGTCCGCCCGATCGAGCTGCGGTACTACCTGGTCGGCCCGCACTACCGGTCGGCGATCGAGTACTCCGACGCCGCGCTGGACGAGGCGGTCGCCGCGTACCGGCGGGTCGAGTCGTTCGTGAACCGGGTGCGGGAGCGGCACGGGCTGCCCGAGCCCTCCACCGAGCTGCCCGCCGAGTTCACCGCCGCGCTCGACGACGACCTGGGCACGCCGATCGCGCTCGGTGCGGTGCACAAGCTGGTGCGGGAGGGCAACACCGCCCTCGACGCCGGCGACGCCCGCACCGCGTCGCAGGCCGCGTCCTGCGTCCGCGCGACGACGGGCGTGCTCGGCCTCGACCCGCTGGCCGCCGGGGGCGCGGCCGACAACGCCGGCGACGCCGCCCGGCAGGCACTCGGCACCCTGGTCGAGTCGATGCTGGAGCGCCGGCAGGCGGCGCGCGCCGGGCGCGACTTCGCCACCGCGGACCGGCTCCGCGACGAGCTGCTCGCCGCCGGGATCGCCGTCGAGGACGGCGCCGGCGGCTCCACCTGGACATTGAAGGACGCATAA
- the rlmB gene encoding 23S rRNA (guanosine(2251)-2'-O)-methyltransferase RlmB encodes MAGNSKRRGAVRKEGTKKGPVIGSGGQPRRSLRGKGPTPSGEMRPGHPKQKAAARRDRQDQQQQRRRPVAGRRGDGEGPETVLGRNPVVECLRAGVPSTALHVATGMSADERVAEAVSLAAEQGISILEVPRNDLDRLTGGALHQGLALQVPPYSYAHPDELLEAAADSGRPALTVALDGVTDPRNLGAVVRSVGAFGGHGVVVPQRRAAGMTAVAWRTSAGTAVRVPVARATNLTRTLREYASAGLMVVGLAADGDVSLDEFDLATGPLALVTGSEGKGLSRLVRETCDLTVSIPLAGRVESLNASVATGVVLAEVARRRRLER; translated from the coding sequence ATGGCAGGCAATTCCAAGCGACGCGGTGCCGTCCGCAAGGAGGGCACGAAGAAGGGCCCGGTCATCGGTTCCGGCGGCCAGCCCCGGCGCTCGCTCCGCGGCAAGGGGCCGACCCCGTCCGGCGAGATGCGCCCGGGCCACCCCAAGCAGAAGGCGGCCGCCCGCCGCGACCGGCAGGACCAGCAGCAACAGCGCCGCCGTCCGGTCGCCGGGCGGCGCGGCGACGGCGAGGGCCCGGAGACCGTGCTCGGCCGCAACCCGGTCGTCGAGTGCCTCCGGGCCGGTGTCCCGTCGACGGCGCTGCACGTCGCCACCGGCATGTCCGCCGACGAGCGGGTCGCCGAGGCGGTCTCGCTCGCCGCGGAGCAGGGGATCTCGATCCTGGAGGTACCCCGCAACGACCTGGACCGGCTCACCGGCGGGGCGTTGCACCAGGGCCTGGCGCTGCAGGTGCCGCCGTACAGCTACGCGCACCCGGACGAGCTGCTCGAGGCGGCGGCCGACTCCGGCCGCCCGGCGCTGACCGTCGCCCTGGACGGGGTGACCGACCCGCGGAACCTGGGTGCGGTCGTCCGGTCGGTGGGGGCGTTCGGCGGGCACGGTGTCGTCGTCCCGCAGCGGCGCGCGGCCGGGATGACGGCCGTGGCGTGGCGGACCTCGGCCGGCACCGCGGTGCGCGTGCCGGTGGCCCGGGCGACGAACCTGACCCGAACCCTGCGCGAGTACGCCTCGGCCGGGCTGATGGTCGTCGGCCTGGCCGCCGACGGTGACGTCTCCCTCGACGAGTTCGACCTCGCCACCGGGCCGTTGGCGCTCGTCACCGGGTCGGAGGGCAAGGGCCTCTCCCGGTTGGTGCGCGAGACCTGCGACCTGACGGTGTCGATCCCGCTGGCCGGCCGGGTGGAGTCGCTGAACGCCTCGGTGGCCACCGGCGTCGTGCTCGCGGAGGTCGCGCGCCGTCGTCGTCTGGAGCGCTGA
- a CDS encoding metal ABC transporter permease, which translates to MDELFSLDGTAELLGEPFVQNALIACAVLGLVAGLLTPLVVSRGMAFAVHGTAELAFTGGAAALLVGVEVGLGSVVGAVVAATIFGVLGLRQRERDSVIGVVMAFGLGLGVLFLSLYDGRSANRFGLLTGSIVSVDGTNLWVLAVVALLVLGTLLVVYRPLLFASTDPDVALARGVPVRALSLVFAVLIGLVTALAVPIVGAILVLAVMIVPGAAANRVTANPVLATVIAIVIAEVALVGGTVLSLAPGVPVSAYVATIGFLAYVLCRVIARLRGRAPVRA; encoded by the coding sequence ATGGACGAGCTGTTCTCCCTCGACGGCACCGCGGAGCTGCTCGGCGAGCCGTTCGTCCAGAACGCGCTGATCGCCTGCGCGGTGCTCGGCCTCGTGGCCGGGCTGCTCACCCCGCTGGTCGTCAGCCGCGGCATGGCCTTCGCCGTGCACGGCACCGCGGAGCTGGCCTTCACCGGTGGCGCGGCCGCGCTGCTCGTCGGTGTCGAGGTCGGGCTCGGCTCCGTCGTCGGGGCCGTCGTCGCCGCGACGATCTTCGGGGTGCTCGGCCTGCGGCAGCGCGAGCGGGACTCGGTGATCGGCGTCGTGATGGCGTTCGGGCTCGGCCTCGGGGTGCTGTTCCTGTCGCTGTACGACGGCCGGTCCGCGAACCGGTTCGGCCTGCTCACGGGATCGATCGTGTCGGTCGACGGCACCAACCTGTGGGTGCTCGCCGTCGTCGCGCTCCTCGTGCTGGGCACGCTGCTCGTGGTCTACCGGCCGCTGCTGTTCGCCAGCACCGATCCCGACGTCGCACTCGCCCGCGGCGTCCCGGTGCGGGCGCTGTCGCTGGTGTTCGCGGTGCTGATCGGCCTGGTCACCGCGCTGGCGGTGCCGATCGTCGGTGCGATCCTGGTGCTCGCGGTCATGATCGTTCCCGGGGCGGCGGCGAACCGGGTGACCGCCAACCCGGTGCTCGCCACGGTGATCGCGATCGTGATCGCCGAGGTGGCGCTGGTCGGCGGGACGGTCCTGTCGCTCGCCCCCGGAGTGCCGGTGTCGGCGTACGTGGCGACGATCGGCTTCCTGGCCTACGTGCTGTGCCGGGTGATCGCCCGGCTCCGCGGGCGGGCCCCCGTCCGGGCCTGA
- a CDS encoding metal ABC transporter ATP-binding protein: protein MHPATTTRPALSLRGAGLRFGDRTLWSGLDLDVAPGEFVAVLGPNGSGKTTLMRVLLGLLPLSEGEVRVAGAAPRRGSPEIGYVPQQQPLDPDLPLRGRDLIGLGLDGHRFGPGLRGRRVRRAKVDRALEQVGGTGYADAPVGRLSGGEQQRLRVAQALVGDPAVLLCDEPLLSLDLSHQRTVTRLIEDRRRADDTAVLFVTHEINPVLPLVDRVLYLVDGRFRIGPTEEVMTSEVLSELYRTEVDVLRVRDRLVVVGAEDHEHHGDTLPVGGA, encoded by the coding sequence GTGCACCCTGCAACGACCACCCGCCCCGCGCTCTCACTGCGCGGGGCGGGCCTGCGTTTCGGCGACCGGACCCTGTGGTCCGGCCTGGACCTCGACGTCGCGCCCGGCGAGTTCGTCGCCGTGCTCGGCCCGAACGGCTCCGGCAAGACGACGCTGATGCGCGTCCTGCTGGGCCTGCTGCCGCTGTCCGAGGGCGAGGTACGGGTGGCGGGTGCGGCGCCGCGGCGGGGCAGCCCGGAGATCGGCTACGTGCCCCAGCAGCAGCCGCTCGATCCGGACCTGCCGCTGCGCGGACGCGACCTGATCGGCCTGGGGCTGGACGGGCACCGGTTCGGGCCGGGCCTGCGCGGCCGGCGGGTGCGGCGGGCGAAGGTGGACCGGGCGCTGGAGCAGGTCGGCGGGACCGGGTACGCCGACGCCCCCGTCGGACGGCTGTCCGGCGGCGAGCAGCAGCGGCTCCGCGTCGCGCAGGCCCTGGTCGGGGACCCGGCCGTCCTGCTGTGCGACGAGCCGCTGCTGTCGCTGGACCTCTCCCACCAGCGCACCGTCACCCGGCTCATCGAGGACCGCCGCCGGGCCGACGACACCGCGGTGCTGTTCGTGACCCACGAGATCAACCCGGTGCTGCCGCTCGTCGACCGCGTGCTCTACCTGGTCGACGGCCGGTTCCGGATCGGGCCGACGGAGGAGGTCATGACCTCGGAGGTGCTGTCGGAGCTCTACCGCACCGAGGTCGACGTGCTGCGTGTACGGGACCGGCTGGTCGTCGTCGGCGCCGAGGACCACGAGCACCACGGCGACACGCTGCCGGTGGGGGGTGCCTGA